A region from the Leptospira venezuelensis genome encodes:
- a CDS encoding biosynthetic peptidoglycan transglycosylase, translated as MREGNHFFHKWFFFGIRSILVLVFLLLIYYQTFPEKRILFRENKLVYLPENLESVPLENDWVRLEELPPGSLEYLVEVEDYRFYRHRGYSLADIQSSIIQAVFFFRRLRGASTIDQQLARTLFLSRDKTLTRKLREIRIAQALDEELGKRGVLEYYLNLVYWGRGLNGIYRSSKYYFNKHPGKLLPREFKALVQILKKPDAYSKEEVRALSLEY; from the coding sequence ATGAGAGAAGGAAATCATTTCTTCCATAAATGGTTTTTCTTTGGGATCAGAAGTATTCTGGTATTAGTATTCCTTCTTCTTATTTATTACCAAACCTTCCCTGAAAAAAGGATCTTGTTCAGAGAGAACAAATTAGTTTATCTACCAGAAAACTTAGAGTCTGTCCCACTCGAAAACGACTGGGTAAGATTAGAAGAATTACCACCTGGCAGTTTGGAATATTTGGTCGAGGTAGAAGACTATAGATTTTACAGGCATAGAGGATACTCATTAGCGGATATACAATCTTCTATCATACAAGCAGTCTTTTTCTTCAGAAGATTAAGAGGGGCAAGCACAATAGACCAACAGCTTGCCAGGACATTATTCTTATCCAGAGACAAAACATTAACACGCAAACTAAGAGAGATCCGAATTGCCCAAGCTCTTGATGAAGAATTGGGTAAGAGGGGAGTTTTAGAATATTATTTGAATTTAGTGTATTGGGGTCGTGGCTTAAACGGAATCTACAGATCTTCCAAATATTATTTTAATAAACATCCAGGAAAACTTCTCCCACGAGAATTTAAAGCATTGGTCCAAATATTAAAAAAACCGGATGCATATTCCAAAGAAGAAGTGAGAGCACTTTCTTTGGAATATTGA
- a CDS encoding RibD family protein, which yields MNRPFLAVNMAMTLDGKVCRPDGKWYGLSSRNDKRRMDQIRSEADALILGKNSLLNDDPVTHLRYVESKKEPRAILLVRTGTLPSDRKVFHFSKIKPLLFCTSKNESQVKSELLEFAEIVPLKGEDLDPEIILKELEKRGYSKILLEGGPRLNDSFFRKGLVDRLYLTIVPFFIGQSGLPSITGGESAYHNFDQADWKLISSEQLEQEVFLIYDKQIKPEVQ from the coding sequence ATGAACCGTCCTTTTTTGGCCGTGAATATGGCTATGACCTTGGATGGAAAGGTATGCCGTCCCGACGGAAAATGGTATGGTCTTTCTTCTCGAAATGATAAGAGAAGAATGGATCAGATCCGCTCCGAAGCAGATGCTCTCATCCTAGGGAAAAACAGTCTTCTTAACGACGATCCAGTCACTCATTTAAGATATGTCGAATCTAAGAAGGAGCCGAGGGCAATTCTACTTGTTAGAACTGGGACACTCCCTTCTGATAGAAAAGTATTCCATTTTTCTAAAATAAAACCTTTACTGTTCTGTACTTCTAAAAATGAATCCCAGGTAAAATCCGAATTATTAGAGTTTGCAGAGATAGTTCCATTAAAGGGAGAGGATCTGGATCCCGAGATCATACTGAAAGAATTGGAAAAAAGAGGGTATTCCAAAATACTTTTAGAAGGTGGACCAAGGCTGAATGATTCTTTTTTCAGAAAAGGACTCGTTGATAGACTCTATCTTACAATAGTTCCATTCTTTATAGGGCAATCCGGATTGCCTTCGATCACTGGAGGAGAATCCGCATATCATAATTTTGACCAAGCAGATTGGAAACTGATATCTTCCGAACAGTTAGAGCAGGAAGTATTTTTAATATACGATAAGCAGATCAAACCTGAAGTCCAATGA
- a CDS encoding (2Fe-2S)-binding protein — protein sequence MNSSDFSQIDLNALMRPRKVCVCNQVSEEDITNSIRRGNDTLGKLMRDTSCCTGCGTCRGRVLKLLSETLASKPQ from the coding sequence ATGAATTCTTCCGACTTTAGTCAAATAGATCTGAACGCCCTGATGCGACCTAGAAAGGTTTGCGTATGCAACCAAGTATCCGAAGAGGATATTACAAATTCTATCCGCAGAGGGAATGATACTTTGGGTAAATTGATGAGAGACACAAGTTGTTGTACCGGATGTGGTACCTGCAGAGGAAGAGTTCTCAAATTGCTTTCCGAAACCCTTGCATCTAAACCTCAATGA
- a CDS encoding MFS transporter yields the protein MQVTKRAPLREIFGWCMFDFANSSYTTVIITVIYCRVFAEVIVPISSNPANPYEDGNFLFGLALFFSYLLVVVTGPLFGAISDFSAKKKTFLFWSYISCVISTAAFWLVATPGSWELGFALIILSNFFFASGENFASSFLPHLGPKEELGKISGYAWGVGYMGGLLSVFLVQTFVAPSIDPAIYSSLRFVGPLTALFFLLAGIPTFLLLKEYQPHAERPEGKSYISIGFGQLIETLKSIGYFRDLVIYLISLFFSMAALAIVIAFAFLYGNQEIKITSGQETALFILLQFFAMIGAIFFGFVQDRIGAKKTFNITLIFWIFCLIGIYFVREITGFVNGLGVDISVQWVFVIFGTLAGSGVGSTQSASRAIVGIFSPESKSGEFFGLWGLSGKLAAAIGVFAIGILQKIFDLRNAFLVVAVFFFISLIINTFVNEKRGIEKAKDWERNGGH from the coding sequence ATGCAAGTGACCAAACGCGCTCCCTTAAGGGAAATATTCGGATGGTGCATGTTCGATTTCGCCAATTCTAGTTATACCACTGTAATTATAACAGTCATCTACTGCAGAGTTTTCGCCGAAGTAATCGTTCCAATCTCCTCCAATCCGGCAAATCCTTACGAGGACGGGAATTTTTTATTTGGACTAGCTTTATTTTTCTCCTATCTATTAGTCGTAGTAACTGGGCCGTTATTCGGAGCTATCTCCGACTTTTCAGCCAAAAAGAAAACATTCCTTTTCTGGAGTTATATTAGCTGCGTAATCAGCACCGCTGCTTTTTGGTTAGTTGCTACTCCCGGTTCTTGGGAGTTAGGTTTTGCTTTAATCATACTCTCCAACTTCTTCTTTGCTTCCGGAGAAAACTTTGCGTCTTCTTTCCTGCCTCATTTAGGTCCTAAGGAGGAATTAGGAAAAATTTCTGGGTATGCTTGGGGAGTCGGATATATGGGAGGACTTCTTTCCGTATTCTTAGTCCAGACTTTTGTGGCACCGTCAATTGACCCTGCGATCTACAGCTCACTTCGATTTGTAGGACCTCTTACTGCACTTTTCTTTTTACTGGCTGGAATTCCTACATTCTTACTCTTGAAAGAATACCAACCCCATGCGGAAAGACCGGAAGGAAAAAGTTACATTTCGATCGGATTCGGACAATTGATAGAAACCTTAAAGTCGATAGGTTACTTCAGAGACTTAGTTATATATTTGATCTCACTTTTCTTCTCCATGGCTGCTCTTGCTATCGTGATAGCATTTGCTTTCTTGTATGGAAACCAAGAGATCAAGATCACATCAGGACAAGAAACTGCGTTATTTATCTTGCTCCAATTTTTCGCCATGATCGGTGCGATATTCTTCGGGTTCGTTCAAGATAGGATCGGAGCTAAAAAAACTTTCAATATCACATTAATCTTTTGGATCTTCTGTCTGATCGGGATCTATTTTGTAAGGGAGATCACCGGCTTTGTGAACGGACTAGGAGTGGATATCTCTGTACAATGGGTATTCGTGATCTTTGGAACCCTTGCAGGTTCGGGAGTTGGTTCTACACAATCGGCAAGTAGAGCGATTGTTGGGATTTTTTCCCCTGAATCCAAGTCCGGAGAATTTTTTGGTCTTTGGGGCCTCTCGGGAAAACTGGCAGCTGCAATTGGAGTGTTTGCAATCGGTATATTACAGAAAATTTTCGATCTAAGAAATGCATTCTTAGTCGTTGCTGTATTCTTCTTTATCTCTTTGATCATTAATACATTTGTAAACGAAAAGAGAGGGATTGAAAAAGCGAAGGATTGGGAAAGGAATGGAGGACATTAG
- a CDS encoding LIC13212 family protein, with amino-acid sequence MKTLIFLIISLLAVFIQIDAAPKILTMEEREIERQIEAIRKAGFSDIEIDNLHASISQNIHQINKILQMDTTKKALRYIGDEPQELPQFLKTDRDNKPYLELDMGSGESFWDFPKTYLYNARIFIYPGNNPEKLEKIIMQFKRTNSNGEIFVREMRRVINIDPKGPQIGTEGKRTPNNNKEIKLEYYSSHDTELIWPDTPVQSIPPSVETKLHEETNPLPYNKQKQIIVTYKKYLRRVDKNVRHKLRDLELNQKRLVSKMLEFQ; translated from the coding sequence ATGAAAACCCTTATCTTTCTCATAATTTCTCTTTTGGCCGTATTCATACAAATAGATGCGGCACCTAAAATCCTCACTATGGAAGAAAGAGAAATAGAACGTCAGATCGAAGCCATCCGCAAGGCAGGGTTTTCTGATATCGAGATAGATAATTTGCATGCTTCTATCTCTCAGAATATCCATCAGATCAATAAGATCCTTCAGATGGACACAACCAAAAAAGCATTAAGATATATCGGTGACGAACCTCAGGAATTGCCTCAGTTCTTAAAAACGGATAGGGATAATAAACCGTATCTTGAGTTGGATATGGGTTCCGGAGAATCCTTCTGGGACTTTCCTAAAACTTATCTTTATAATGCACGTATTTTTATCTATCCAGGAAATAATCCTGAAAAACTAGAAAAGATCATTATGCAATTCAAACGTACGAACTCTAATGGAGAAATTTTCGTAAGAGAGATGCGTAGAGTGATCAATATAGATCCTAAGGGACCTCAGATCGGAACTGAAGGAAAAAGAACTCCGAATAATAATAAAGAGATTAAATTAGAATACTATTCTAGCCATGACACTGAATTGATCTGGCCAGATACTCCTGTTCAATCCATACCACCTAGTGTGGAGACCAAACTACATGAGGAAACTAATCCTTTACCTTATAATAAACAAAAACAGATTATTGTAACATATAAAAAATATTTGCGCAGGGTCGACAAGAATGTTCGCCATAAGCTACGCGACCTGGAACTCAATCAAAAGAGATTAGTCTCTAAAATGTTGGAATTCCAATAA
- a CDS encoding cytochrome C oxidase subunit IV family protein: MELFLNYSLYIIVSIGFLIPFTGFVVGAGAIVNATVAGFAVNLLAQIVEEDRLKAYLEKNKSTMIGQALLKAVEAGKTKLAPGSVVSHAEEHGHDGHHLISVQTYSLVFAALIVGTVITVLVAQVDFGAMNTVIAMLVATIKASLVLAYFMHLKYDNVMNRVIFGSGFLFLLLLFGFSVADIYTRAKIFAGFPY; this comes from the coding sequence ATGGAACTGTTTCTCAATTACTCGCTGTATATTATCGTAAGTATCGGATTCTTGATTCCCTTCACTGGATTTGTTGTCGGAGCGGGAGCAATCGTAAATGCTACCGTTGCTGGATTTGCCGTTAACTTGTTGGCTCAAATCGTAGAAGAGGACAGACTCAAGGCTTATCTCGAAAAGAATAAGTCCACTATGATCGGTCAGGCTTTATTAAAAGCTGTCGAGGCAGGTAAGACTAAATTAGCACCCGGTTCAGTTGTTTCTCATGCAGAAGAGCATGGTCATGACGGACATCATCTGATCTCCGTTCAAACTTACTCTCTTGTATTTGCTGCACTGATAGTTGGAACTGTAATCACTGTATTAGTAGCTCAAGTAGACTTCGGAGCTATGAACACTGTGATCGCTATGCTTGTAGCGACCATCAAAGCTTCCTTAGTATTAGCTTATTTCATGCACCTTAAGTATGATAATGTAATGAACAGAGTGATCTTCGGATCTGGCTTCTTGTTCTTACTTCTTCTTTTTGGATTCTCTGTAGCGGACATCTACACAAGAGCGAAAATTTTCGCAGGCTTCCCTTACTAA
- a CDS encoding DUF3052 family protein encodes MAAGYSGTPLAKKLGFKEGQFAIIINEPKEFKGLLEELPHNITFKKKLVGSFDYIHFFCKSKDELSKNFSKFPDFLADKGMVWISWPKISSGVKTDLKEDTIREIGLKTGLVDVKVCAIDSVWSGLLFRRRKS; translated from the coding sequence ATGGCAGCAGGATACTCAGGCACACCCTTGGCCAAAAAGTTAGGATTTAAAGAAGGCCAGTTTGCAATCATCATCAATGAGCCGAAAGAATTCAAAGGCTTATTAGAAGAACTTCCTCATAATATTACATTTAAAAAGAAGTTAGTGGGAAGTTTCGATTATATTCATTTTTTCTGTAAGAGCAAAGACGAACTTTCGAAAAACTTTTCTAAGTTCCCGGACTTTCTAGCGGACAAAGGAATGGTTTGGATTTCTTGGCCTAAGATAAGTTCAGGTGTGAAAACCGACTTAAAAGAAGATACAATCCGAGAAATAGGCTTGAAGACAGGATTGGTAGACGTTAAAGTCTGCGCAATCGATTCGGTTTGGTCCGGTTTACTTTTCAGAAGAAGAAAAAGTTAA
- a CDS encoding LIC_13215 family putative lipoprotein translates to MILLKRYSLGFLLPGIILCFACIEKVPEIKKTIEIPELGLVLNYEGWIYEEYNPNRDSSDPNRSKNKKEPQNDKQVKVMFYLFEPEQNKGSEIRTNINFVSEPIPAKYSKATLEDYVASISGLYSNIYKEYEILSVPQKCGFGKEKCIFFESKFALPNTAEKKQIRTLQWIFFKEGNVYIFTGTIPESEYSEKYKKILNTIQTLTEKKENSN, encoded by the coding sequence ATGATCCTATTAAAACGTTACAGCTTAGGTTTCTTATTGCCAGGGATCATTTTATGTTTTGCCTGTATCGAAAAAGTTCCTGAAATCAAAAAGACAATCGAGATCCCTGAACTAGGTTTAGTGTTAAATTACGAAGGTTGGATCTATGAAGAATATAATCCAAATCGAGATAGCTCCGACCCCAATCGTTCTAAGAACAAAAAAGAACCCCAAAACGATAAACAAGTAAAGGTAATGTTCTATCTTTTTGAACCCGAGCAAAACAAGGGTTCGGAGATTAGGACTAATATCAATTTTGTATCTGAACCTATTCCTGCAAAATATTCCAAAGCGACCTTAGAGGATTACGTAGCGTCCATCAGTGGATTGTATTCGAATATATATAAAGAATATGAAATACTGTCCGTTCCTCAAAAATGCGGCTTCGGAAAAGAAAAATGTATCTTTTTTGAATCCAAGTTCGCTCTTCCAAATACTGCAGAAAAAAAACAAATCCGGACCTTACAATGGATCTTTTTCAAAGAAGGAAATGTTTATATTTTTACAGGAACAATTCCCGAGTCGGAATATTCTGAGAAGTATAAAAAGATCCTAAACACAATCCAGACTCTTACTGAAAAGAAAGAGAACTCGAATTAA
- a CDS encoding bacteriohemerythrin produces MYDERVIEKIRGIWKTFDLSLGIPEIDKQHLWLIGILADLEDKLESGTRSELETTFTNALSKTLDYAAEHFALEEKLLESIGYTKLGQHRLQHMRFLTALKNRVRKNFEGNFEHAVLELLKNLKKWLFRHILSEDRQYVDLADINITQEISSLLNERLRSSPHAKEIEDLYAAVVYSSKQTVSKEFNVIGEDNLKLISDLWYRYRLKTGIAIVDIQHLWLLQLLVKTDKLYKQKLKQEIGSKDLSLELKKAIQETIEYIREHFSTEEAIMHNFRYIGERNHQKQHENFNILISEMIERSEKEELESLAILIQDLKDWLVSHIAIEDKKLFYFFRSRLPEVNEYVRNLNREGKIHIWKEAVMIYKLLVEYEDITKERTTV; encoded by the coding sequence ATGTATGACGAAAGGGTTATAGAAAAAATCAGAGGCATTTGGAAGACATTCGATCTTTCTTTAGGAATTCCTGAAATAGATAAACAACATCTTTGGTTGATCGGAATTCTTGCTGATTTAGAAGATAAACTCGAGTCGGGAACCAGATCTGAATTAGAAACCACGTTTACAAATGCACTTTCTAAAACATTAGATTATGCAGCCGAACATTTTGCTTTGGAAGAAAAACTTTTGGAGAGTATCGGTTATACGAAACTAGGGCAGCATAGATTACAACATATGCGGTTTCTAACCGCTTTGAAGAACCGCGTTAGAAAGAATTTTGAAGGAAATTTCGAACATGCGGTTCTGGAATTATTAAAAAATCTGAAAAAGTGGTTATTCAGGCATATTCTTAGCGAAGACCGGCAATACGTTGATCTCGCAGATATTAATATCACTCAGGAAATTTCCTCCTTACTGAATGAAAGATTGAGATCTTCTCCTCATGCAAAGGAAATCGAAGATCTCTATGCTGCAGTAGTGTATTCCTCTAAACAAACTGTATCTAAAGAATTTAATGTTATAGGTGAAGATAACTTAAAACTGATCTCAGATCTTTGGTATCGTTATAGGCTTAAAACTGGGATTGCTATTGTGGATATCCAACATTTATGGCTTTTACAACTTTTGGTTAAGACGGATAAATTGTATAAACAGAAGTTAAAGCAGGAAATTGGTAGCAAGGATTTGAGTTTAGAACTTAAGAAAGCTATCCAAGAAACAATAGAATATATTAGAGAACATTTTAGTACGGAAGAAGCGATCATGCATAATTTTCGCTATATCGGAGAAAGGAATCATCAAAAGCAACATGAGAACTTTAATATACTCATTAGCGAAATGATAGAAAGAAGTGAAAAAGAGGAATTAGAGTCCTTGGCTATATTGATCCAAGATCTAAAAGATTGGTTAGTAAGTCATATTGCGATTGAGGATAAAAAATTATTCTATTTTTTCAGATCCAGGCTTCCGGAAGTCAATGAATATGTCAGAAATTTGAATCGAGAAGGAAAGATCCATATTTGGAAGGAAGCAGTGATGATCTATAAGCTCCTTGTTGAATACGAGGATATAACGAAGGAAAGAACTACTGTATAA
- a CDS encoding gamma carbonic anhydrase family protein — protein MKIHETAFIHPAATAFGMLEMGPLSSLWPGAVVRADLNEIKLGEGVNIQDNSTLHTDSTGSLFIDDYTLVGHNTMLHGCKIGKGCLIGIGAIILDEAVIGDGAMILAGCMIRGGKKIPPRAMVLPKNGDIVIYEKKAKPEMSIAGCLEYIQLAKRFKENVFKPFTKEEESSFVEEAKSIIKRYGF, from the coding sequence ATGAAGATCCACGAAACTGCATTTATCCATCCAGCTGCGACTGCGTTTGGTATGCTGGAGATGGGACCTCTCTCTTCTCTCTGGCCTGGTGCTGTTGTTCGTGCAGATCTAAATGAGATCAAATTGGGAGAAGGGGTTAATATCCAGGATAATAGCACACTTCATACTGATTCTACCGGTAGCTTATTTATAGATGATTATACATTAGTAGGTCATAATACAATGCTTCACGGTTGTAAGATCGGTAAGGGATGTTTGATCGGAATAGGGGCCATCATTTTGGATGAAGCAGTGATTGGAGACGGTGCGATGATACTCGCCGGTTGTATGATCAGAGGTGGTAAAAAAATTCCTCCTAGAGCTATGGTCCTCCCTAAGAATGGTGACATTGTGATCTACGAAAAAAAAGCAAAACCTGAGATGAGTATCGCGGGTTGTTTGGAATACATACAATTAGCGAAAAGATTCAAAGAGAATGTATTCAAACCTTTTACAAAGGAAGAAGAAAGTTCTTTTGTAGAAGAAGCAAAATCTATCATTAAAAGATACGGTTTCTGA
- the pheT gene encoding phenylalanine--tRNA ligase subunit beta: MKLSLDWINDFTPIKDVSLEDVLKKIAASICEVDGVEDYFSHLEKVVLVKIESLEKHPQADKLQVAQVSDGKNKIQIVSGAPNLKVGDLVPLAVPGAELGDKKILESELRGVKSSGMLCSEKELGLSEEDVGVMILDDPEAKPGQNLREYFGFRDTILDIDNKSITHRPDLWSHFGFARELAAQLNLPIKLNPFETNWEFSKDVISPKVKETEYAHSYYSSSIEGVQIKPSNKTVRSRLKKCGVRVINNVVDVSNYLLLEAGQPTHFFDSDKLSAQGGIELEVDYAKKDESFPLLDETAPKLDPEILIIRNSKKGVAIAGVMGGADTAVDSNSKKVILESAVFPREFVRKSIRKTGIRSESSVRYEKGLEATTTLPIIKRALNLLKENGCPDLKASLPAGYIHTADKKVEIEVSLGFLNRKLGTEIDQTISDKILKQLSFSTEWKGDTVKVLVPKYRHNYDITIPEDIVEEIGRTLGYASIPVRPLASDVKPPNRNFSRELEKHLKRTFSQNLGYNEVFNYSYASFKDNSFEEEVKDSIKILNAMPDEQAYLRTSLYPSLLKNIRLNGDRFEKLKIFEFGRTYKKAEEPFNESKWFVWAVSFGRKSNEKDLNVLESDFLEVRTGVEKVLRHLNLREIEWKIEEKGYFHPKASLSLFVSGKKVGELGYAHPAALDSADIKKRVILGRFEFASLLEVWTQERNKNYFVPPSHFPQTEIDLSLVMDLNESSSKFSDAALKEKFPELQDVKVTVVFTGGNLPENKKSVSYRFKLLSQDKNLTQDRIKEITDRLIQIANSSGYPLR, encoded by the coding sequence GTGAAATTATCCCTGGATTGGATTAACGATTTTACCCCTATCAAGGATGTGTCCCTCGAGGATGTCCTAAAAAAAATTGCAGCTTCCATATGTGAAGTGGATGGGGTAGAGGATTATTTTTCTCACTTAGAGAAGGTCGTTTTAGTTAAGATTGAATCCTTAGAAAAACATCCTCAGGCAGACAAACTCCAAGTCGCTCAGGTTTCTGACGGAAAAAATAAGATCCAGATCGTATCGGGTGCTCCTAATTTAAAAGTAGGAGACTTGGTCCCATTAGCTGTTCCAGGGGCAGAGTTAGGAGATAAAAAAATCCTAGAGTCAGAACTTCGTGGAGTAAAAAGTTCCGGTATGCTTTGTTCTGAAAAAGAGTTAGGTCTTTCAGAAGAGGATGTAGGTGTTATGATTCTGGATGATCCGGAAGCAAAACCTGGTCAGAACTTAAGAGAGTATTTCGGATTCAGAGATACTATTTTAGATATTGATAATAAATCAATTACACATCGCCCGGATCTATGGAGCCATTTCGGATTCGCAAGAGAACTTGCCGCCCAACTAAATCTACCGATCAAGTTGAATCCTTTCGAAACGAACTGGGAATTTTCCAAAGATGTAATATCTCCAAAGGTAAAAGAAACAGAATACGCGCATTCTTATTATTCTTCTTCGATTGAAGGAGTTCAGATCAAACCTTCTAACAAAACTGTTCGTTCTCGTTTAAAAAAATGCGGAGTGAGAGTGATCAATAATGTTGTCGATGTTTCCAATTACTTATTATTAGAAGCGGGGCAGCCTACTCACTTCTTTGATTCTGATAAATTATCCGCTCAAGGTGGGATTGAATTAGAGGTAGATTATGCGAAGAAGGACGAAAGTTTTCCTCTTTTAGACGAGACTGCTCCTAAACTCGATCCTGAAATATTGATCATTCGTAACTCTAAAAAAGGTGTGGCGATTGCAGGTGTGATGGGCGGAGCGGATACTGCAGTGGATTCAAATTCCAAAAAAGTAATTTTAGAATCTGCAGTTTTTCCAAGAGAATTTGTTCGTAAATCTATTCGTAAAACGGGAATTCGTTCCGAATCTTCTGTTCGATACGAAAAAGGTCTCGAAGCGACAACTACTCTTCCTATTATCAAAAGAGCATTAAATCTTTTAAAAGAAAATGGATGTCCTGATTTAAAGGCGAGCTTGCCTGCAGGATACATTCATACCGCTGATAAAAAAGTAGAGATAGAGGTCAGCCTTGGTTTCTTGAACAGAAAATTAGGCACAGAGATCGATCAAACTATATCTGATAAAATCCTTAAGCAACTTTCTTTTTCCACAGAATGGAAAGGAGATACTGTAAAGGTTCTGGTTCCTAAATACAGGCATAATTACGATATCACCATTCCAGAAGATATAGTAGAAGAGATAGGCCGTACTTTAGGATATGCATCTATTCCCGTTCGTCCTTTGGCCTCAGATGTAAAACCTCCTAATCGTAATTTCTCTCGTGAGCTGGAAAAACATCTAAAAAGGACCTTCTCGCAGAACCTAGGATATAACGAAGTATTCAATTATTCTTATGCTTCCTTTAAGGATAATTCTTTCGAAGAAGAAGTGAAAGATTCTATTAAGATCTTAAATGCAATGCCGGATGAGCAGGCATATCTAAGGACTTCCTTATATCCTTCTCTTTTGAAAAATATCAGACTCAATGGAGATCGATTCGAGAAATTGAAAATTTTCGAATTTGGTCGAACATATAAAAAAGCAGAAGAACCTTTTAATGAATCCAAATGGTTTGTTTGGGCAGTATCTTTCGGCAGGAAATCTAATGAGAAGGATCTAAATGTTTTAGAATCCGATTTCCTGGAAGTCAGGACGGGTGTCGAAAAAGTATTAAGGCATTTAAACCTAAGAGAGATCGAATGGAAGATAGAAGAAAAAGGATATTTCCACCCCAAGGCTTCTCTTTCCTTATTCGTTTCCGGCAAAAAAGTTGGAGAGTTGGGATACGCTCATCCTGCTGCTTTGGATTCTGCGGATATTAAAAAGAGAGTCATCTTAGGTAGATTCGAATTTGCTTCTTTGTTAGAAGTTTGGACCCAAGAACGTAATAAGAATTATTTTGTTCCTCCTTCTCATTTTCCTCAGACAGAGATCGATCTTTCTTTAGTGATGGATTTGAATGAATCTTCTTCAAAGTTCAGCGATGCTGCATTAAAAGAAAAATTCCCTGAATTGCAGGATGTAAAAGTTACCGTTGTGTTTACCGGCGGTAATCTTCCGGAAAACAAAAAGTCTGTTTCTTATAGATTCAAACTTTTAAGCCAGGATAAGAACTTAACTCAAGATAGGATCAAAGAGATCACGGATCGTTTGATACAGATCGCAAATTCTTCAGGTTATCCTCTTCGTTAG